One Longimicrobiales bacterium DNA window includes the following coding sequences:
- a CDS encoding PadR family transcriptional regulator: MAGMTPLTYQILLALADGDRHGYGIIKDIEEHSGAGAAPSTGALYLALQRIAGDDLIAESPERPSGEDDARRRYYRLTGWGRSRAEQESVRLAALVAVARDKKLIPGGAA; encoded by the coding sequence ATGGCGGGCATGACGCCGCTGACCTACCAGATCTTGTTGGCGCTCGCTGACGGAGATCGGCACGGGTACGGAATCATCAAGGATATCGAGGAGCATTCTGGAGCCGGCGCAGCCCCGAGCACGGGTGCTCTGTACCTCGCGCTGCAGCGTATAGCAGGGGACGATCTCATTGCTGAGTCGCCCGAGCGGCCCTCTGGCGAAGACGACGCTCGCCGCCGGTACTACCGGCTGACCGGGTGGGGGCGCTCCCGTGCAGAACAGGAGTCAGTCCGCCTCGCGGCTCTGGTGGCCGTAGCCCGGGACAAGAAGCTCATCCCGGGTGGGGCCGCGTGA
- a CDS encoding isochorismate synthase, with the protein MNRTPMRRLATVTIPAPDLRPDAFLRHASGEARGFWARGHHWVAHRGVAVELRAPDGDAGDRFDLVANQAREISMAPVLPAGAARAPRIRFYGGFSFRADHKPEGVWESFPSSLFHVPLFELEGDASGDAWLTARAIVEKGEEEDVFVRLRHRAEALRAELASMAETSPPRRAQVIGRRIDTDRRNWEGAVDKCLAAVRAGRVAKVVLARIRDVDLDDAVDVVDVVAHLWEANRGSHVFMFEPEPGAALVGAAPETVATLRNGVFHATAVAGSIRRGASLREQAELAATLLASEKDRVEQRIALDDMVSRLETVSRQIRTDPQPHVLTLARIQHLETEIRASVPGDVGVLDLLRLLHPTPAVCGLPRDAAMEVLAEEEPFERGWYAGPVGWFDAEENGIFAPALRTGVSVGGSWRLFAGAGIVEGSVPALEWGETAIKFEPMLGALEESGVVLEQSDEAAGLSGAIGSFKHE; encoded by the coding sequence TTGAACCGAACGCCCATGCGGCGCCTGGCCACCGTCACTATTCCAGCTCCCGACCTACGACCGGACGCCTTCCTCAGGCACGCGTCCGGCGAAGCTCGTGGCTTCTGGGCGCGCGGGCATCACTGGGTCGCCCACCGTGGTGTGGCGGTGGAGCTACGTGCCCCGGATGGCGACGCCGGAGATCGGTTTGACCTGGTCGCGAATCAGGCCAGGGAAATATCAATGGCGCCGGTGCTGCCGGCCGGAGCGGCGAGGGCCCCGCGGATCCGGTTTTACGGAGGGTTTTCCTTTCGGGCGGACCACAAGCCGGAAGGCGTCTGGGAGTCCTTCCCGTCTTCGCTTTTCCACGTGCCGCTCTTCGAGCTGGAAGGTGACGCCAGTGGCGACGCCTGGCTGACGGCTCGGGCCATCGTGGAAAAGGGCGAAGAAGAGGACGTCTTCGTTCGACTCAGGCACCGAGCCGAGGCACTACGTGCGGAGTTGGCCAGCATGGCGGAGACTTCGCCGCCTCGCCGCGCGCAGGTGATTGGGAGGCGGATCGACACCGACCGCAGGAATTGGGAAGGCGCTGTAGACAAGTGTCTTGCCGCGGTCCGGGCGGGTCGGGTGGCGAAGGTCGTCTTGGCCCGCATCCGCGACGTCGATCTGGATGATGCCGTCGATGTGGTCGATGTTGTGGCGCACCTGTGGGAGGCGAACCGCGGCAGCCATGTCTTCATGTTCGAGCCCGAGCCGGGTGCTGCCCTCGTCGGCGCGGCTCCCGAGACTGTGGCGACGCTCCGTAATGGCGTTTTCCATGCGACTGCCGTGGCCGGATCGATCCGGCGTGGAGCATCGCTTCGGGAACAGGCCGAGCTCGCTGCCACATTACTGGCGTCTGAAAAAGACCGAGTGGAGCAGCGGATCGCGCTCGACGACATGGTCAGTCGGCTGGAGACGGTGAGCCGTCAGATCCGGACCGACCCACAGCCCCATGTGCTGACTCTAGCTCGTATTCAACACTTAGAGACCGAAATCAGAGCCAGTGTCCCCGGAGATGTCGGCGTTCTCGACTTGCTCAGGCTTCTTCACCCGACCCCCGCCGTGTGCGGGTTGCCCCGTGATGCCGCCATGGAAGTGCTTGCCGAGGAGGAACCCTTCGAGCGTGGCTGGTATGCGGGTCCCGTGGGTTGGTTCGATGCAGAAGAGAACGGAATTTTCGCCCCTGCTTTGCGCACGGGTGTCTCGGTAGGAGGAAGCTGGCGGTTATTCGCCGGGGCTGGGATCGTCGAGGGCTCCGTTCCAGCGCTCGAGTGGGGCGAGACTGCCATCAAGTTTGAGCCGATGCTCGGAGCGCTGGAAGAGAGTGGGGTGGTGCTGGAGCAGAGCGACGAAGCAGCTGGCCTGAGCGGAGCTATCGGGTCTTTCAAACATGAATAG
- a CDS encoding M24 family metallopeptidase: MRRLVLCLLALLLVAPLDAQTRNSRDRDLREWRVKADKMRTHLLPTMREHGVDMWIIMSRENNVDPALALFGGYGISGWYGHRNAYLFYDNGTRLETTVIGTHLSGHLELFYDDIQSYGEEGLAPHLRRYVMERNPDAIAINQSYSISMADGISAELADYLFNVLGDQFGPRVVSSEPMFIDYVSTRTAAETEIAIEAAEETWDILRTAFSSEVITPGETTLMDVYWWVKDEWMSRDLEFNFPGSFDLQRQGLDGALDDHDDPVIQGGDLLHVDFGVKLSGIVTDQQKMAYVLRPGETDAPEGLRHVFAQSVRQGEIITQTIVPGVLGRDIVPRAQDLGQLEGITSRVYPHVQGNWVHGVGAWGSFDWPERYGRHPQEPVRLTEFWSIEYNVSGSIPEWGGQTVTMSREEDARVTDEGVVEYLVGPQMELWLIGN; the protein is encoded by the coding sequence ATGCGTCGTCTAGTCCTGTGCCTGCTCGCCCTACTGCTCGTCGCGCCTCTCGATGCACAGACGCGTAACTCTCGTGATCGTGACCTCCGTGAATGGCGCGTGAAGGCGGACAAGATGCGCACCCATCTGTTACCGACCATGCGCGAGCACGGCGTCGACATGTGGATCATCATGAGCCGGGAGAACAACGTGGATCCGGCGCTGGCACTGTTCGGGGGGTACGGAATCAGCGGGTGGTATGGCCACCGGAACGCCTATCTGTTCTACGACAACGGGACCCGCCTCGAGACGACGGTTATTGGCACACATCTGTCGGGCCATCTCGAGCTCTTTTACGACGACATCCAGAGCTACGGCGAAGAAGGGCTCGCACCGCACTTACGCCGCTATGTCATGGAGCGGAACCCTGATGCTATCGCGATCAATCAGTCTTATTCGATCTCGATGGCGGACGGCATTTCCGCTGAACTCGCGGACTACCTCTTCAATGTGTTGGGTGATCAGTTCGGTCCGCGGGTCGTCAGCTCAGAGCCGATGTTCATCGACTATGTGAGCACGCGCACTGCAGCCGAGACCGAGATCGCGATCGAGGCCGCTGAGGAAACGTGGGACATCCTGCGCACGGCGTTCTCGTCTGAGGTGATCACGCCAGGTGAGACGACACTGATGGACGTCTACTGGTGGGTGAAGGACGAGTGGATGTCGCGCGATCTGGAATTCAACTTTCCAGGATCGTTTGATTTGCAGCGCCAGGGGCTCGATGGTGCTTTGGACGATCATGATGACCCTGTCATCCAGGGGGGTGACCTGCTCCACGTCGACTTCGGCGTAAAGTTGAGCGGCATCGTGACCGACCAGCAGAAGATGGCTTACGTGCTACGCCCGGGTGAGACGGATGCCCCGGAAGGATTAAGGCACGTGTTTGCCCAGTCCGTCCGCCAGGGAGAGATCATCACCCAGACGATCGTCCCGGGTGTCTTGGGGCGCGATATCGTTCCCCGAGCGCAGGACCTCGGGCAGCTCGAGGGCATCACCAGCCGCGTCTATCCGCACGTCCAGGGCAACTGGGTGCATGGGGTCGGCGCGTGGGGGAGCTTCGACTGGCCGGAGCGTTACGGTCGGCACCCCCAAGAGCCCGTGCGACTGACCGAGTTCTGGTCCATCGAATACAACGTGAGTGGCTCGATCCCGGAGTGGGGCGGCCAGACCGTCACGATGTCACGGGAAGAGGACGCACGCGTGACGGATGAGGGCGTCGTGGAGTATCTGGTCGGGCCGCAGATGGAGTTGTGGCTGATCGGGAACTGA
- a CDS encoding MotA/TolQ/ExbB proton channel family protein, protein MEMLWEQMGFIRWPISFAALMIAALSLYSTAQVYKPGAWANLKTKVFIDGVLFWGGFAVVAGLLGSVLGVIISFQSIEQAGAVSPTIMAGGIKVATLSSAAGLLILAVASLIWFTLQFRWRMLQAKEAQEN, encoded by the coding sequence ATGGAAATGCTTTGGGAACAGATGGGGTTCATCCGCTGGCCGATTTCGTTCGCGGCGCTGATGATCGCAGCATTAAGCCTTTATTCGACCGCCCAAGTGTACAAGCCCGGTGCGTGGGCGAATCTGAAGACGAAGGTGTTCATTGACGGCGTACTGTTTTGGGGCGGCTTCGCAGTGGTCGCCGGCCTGCTCGGCTCGGTCCTCGGGGTCATCATTTCCTTCCAATCCATCGAACAGGCTGGCGCGGTGTCGCCTACAATCATGGCAGGCGGCATCAAGGTGGCAACGCTGAGCAGCGCAGCGGGTCTCCTCATTTTGGCCGTCGCGTCCCTGATCTGGTTCACGCTTCAGTTCCGCTGGCGCATGCTGCAGGCGAAGGAAGCGCAGGAGAACTAG
- a CDS encoding DUF72 domain-containing protein, translating to MDLQLGLFGDEPATQPMTPVAAAEASPHTLAVAEKLPASLRLGTSSWSFPGWDGIVYDRRVSQRVLAQHGLSAYAKHPLLRTVGMDRTYYQSIGVEDFRGYADAVPDDFRFLVKADRLITSPMKPDGSSVRGANPLFLDPTYAANEVVGPMIDGLGSKAGPLLFQFSPIPPNLVGGRGNFVDRLFTFLDALPKGPLYAVELRTAAFLTEAYADALLSAGVAHCYTVHPAMASLERQLQLVQAYQQPALVMRWMLHAGLRYEVAKEKYEPFDRIVDEDSDSRERIAIASLDALIAEKGVFVIANNKAEGSAPLSISRLAERIADWEAPEPA from the coding sequence ATGGATCTCCAACTGGGACTCTTCGGCGACGAGCCAGCGACGCAGCCCATGACGCCGGTAGCCGCTGCAGAGGCGTCGCCACACACCTTGGCAGTGGCTGAGAAGCTGCCTGCTTCGCTCCGGCTTGGGACGTCGTCTTGGAGCTTTCCAGGCTGGGATGGCATTGTGTATGATCGGCGGGTCTCACAGAGGGTCCTCGCCCAGCACGGGCTCTCTGCATACGCAAAACACCCGTTGCTACGCACCGTCGGCATGGACCGGACGTATTATCAATCGATTGGAGTCGAGGATTTTCGCGGCTACGCGGACGCGGTCCCGGACGACTTTCGCTTTCTGGTGAAGGCCGACCGACTCATCACGTCCCCCATGAAGCCGGATGGGTCGTCGGTGCGCGGGGCCAACCCGCTCTTCTTGGACCCGACCTATGCGGCCAACGAAGTCGTCGGGCCGATGATCGACGGGCTGGGCTCGAAAGCAGGGCCCCTGCTCTTCCAGTTTTCCCCCATCCCACCGAACCTGGTCGGGGGGCGCGGAAACTTCGTCGACCGGCTCTTCACATTCCTAGATGCGCTGCCCAAGGGCCCGCTGTACGCGGTCGAACTCCGGACCGCCGCCTTCCTTACCGAAGCCTACGCGGACGCGCTCCTATCTGCGGGCGTGGCTCATTGCTACACAGTGCATCCGGCTATGGCATCTCTGGAACGCCAGCTCCAACTCGTCCAGGCATATCAGCAGCCCGCGCTCGTCATGCGCTGGATGCTGCATGCGGGCCTGCGTTACGAAGTGGCCAAGGAAAAGTATGAGCCGTTCGACCGCATCGTGGACGAGGACAGTGACTCTCGCGAACGCATCGCGATCGCTTCACTGGATGCTCTGATCGCGGAGAAGGGGGTCTTCGTGATCGCGAACAACAAGGCGGAGGGCTCGGCACCTCTATCGATCTCCCGACTCGCCGAACGAATCGCCGACTGGGAAGCGCCTGAGCCCGCCTGA
- a CDS encoding helix-turn-helix transcriptional regulator encodes MSEEDFDVQGFARDINELLVLSTLQGGAKHGYQIALDVETESNGLFKFRHGTLYPILHRLEGEGLIKGSWSKDGGRRRKEYGLTPTGQKHFSGETDRVGDVVARLMDVLQGPGRSLA; translated from the coding sequence ATGAGTGAAGAAGACTTCGACGTGCAAGGCTTCGCGCGGGACATCAACGAGCTGCTGGTCCTGTCTACGCTTCAAGGAGGCGCGAAGCACGGGTACCAGATCGCTCTCGACGTAGAAACAGAGAGCAACGGCTTGTTCAAGTTCCGCCACGGAACGCTCTACCCGATTCTGCATCGGCTGGAGGGTGAGGGGCTCATCAAGGGCTCCTGGTCTAAGGACGGCGGCCGCCGCCGGAAGGAGTACGGACTCACCCCTACCGGTCAGAAGCACTTTTCAGGCGAGACAGACCGCGTCGGCGATGTCGTCGCTCGGCTCATGGACGTATTGCAAGGTCCCGGGCGGTCCCTCGCTTGA
- a CDS encoding Ig-like domain-containing protein yields the protein MYRSIAQAFVASLVLVYSPLAAQQTADQVTRLVPSSATVTVAAGDQVPFTVQAVDASGTTIHVPLRVTGPRDAVDIEDGVVTGLEPGEYEIVVTMVVEANSEVAPLTIRVPLVVTWPLPSSVQVVPAATLYDGTTVTHSASVHHADGSTRPDPQISWETSNPAVATVDRFGNVTAHSVGRVTITADFEGVSSSVAHEVEAFPGVEIELMGAPDEPTRTGDVIRFEVVVRDANGSVVEDAPVAWSHGYTATAGMLGVSATGQMHGSAFVADVPGIHTVSATVGSLQARATFEANPRDVVQEVEVVGHGLEDWYRTTDIWVFEGVDGRDYAITGSKLSGGFAFFYDVTNPAAIMKYDSVQVDARTINDVKASPDGRYAVISREGATNRRDGFVILDMADPTNPTVASIFDEGITGGVHNMYAQDDLLFALAGGDKYVIIDMTDIYAPKYLSEYNHPDSRLHDVWVNDGLAYSSEWGTGVVVVDVGNGRWGGSPNNPVFVNSYATPSGRTHATFPYYSESTGKTYLFLGDEIMNRRGLAWAGYPGSMGSYQRQYDPTDGTGGIPLVTRGYIQIVDFTDPENPEMVARYEVPEFGTHNLWVEDDKLYQAYYEGGVRVVDVSGELMGNLYTQGREIAVFKSASPVGYTPNATMVWGTQPFKGHVFFSDTNSGLWSVRLLPKTRPIS from the coding sequence ATGTATCGTAGCATCGCCCAAGCGTTCGTCGCGTCTCTCGTACTCGTGTATTCCCCACTGGCGGCCCAACAAACCGCCGATCAGGTCACACGACTCGTCCCTAGCAGCGCCACAGTCACCGTTGCCGCTGGGGATCAGGTCCCGTTCACAGTGCAGGCTGTAGACGCGAGCGGCACGACGATCCACGTGCCGTTGCGTGTCACGGGGCCGCGGGACGCGGTAGACATCGAAGACGGCGTGGTCACCGGTCTTGAGCCGGGCGAGTACGAAATCGTTGTCACGATGGTCGTCGAGGCAAACTCTGAGGTCGCGCCACTCACGATCCGTGTGCCGTTGGTCGTCACGTGGCCTCTGCCAAGCAGCGTCCAGGTCGTGCCGGCCGCGACGCTCTATGACGGAACGACTGTGACGCACTCGGCGTCGGTGCACCATGCGGATGGTTCAACGCGGCCGGACCCGCAGATCTCATGGGAGACCTCGAACCCCGCGGTAGCGACGGTCGACCGATTCGGAAATGTCACGGCCCACAGTGTAGGTCGTGTGACGATCACCGCTGATTTCGAAGGCGTCTCCTCTTCTGTGGCCCACGAGGTCGAGGCCTTCCCCGGGGTCGAGATCGAACTCATGGGTGCTCCCGACGAGCCCACCCGGACGGGCGATGTGATTCGCTTCGAGGTAGTGGTCCGCGACGCCAACGGATCCGTGGTCGAGGATGCCCCCGTGGCTTGGTCCCACGGATACACGGCGACCGCCGGCATGTTGGGCGTGTCCGCGACCGGGCAGATGCATGGCAGCGCATTTGTGGCTGACGTCCCGGGAATTCACACCGTGAGTGCCACGGTCGGATCGCTCCAAGCACGCGCTACGTTCGAAGCCAACCCTCGCGACGTGGTTCAAGAGGTAGAGGTCGTGGGACACGGGCTCGAAGACTGGTATCGCACGACGGACATCTGGGTGTTCGAAGGTGTAGACGGCCGTGACTACGCCATCACGGGTTCGAAACTCTCTGGAGGGTTCGCCTTCTTCTACGATGTGACCAATCCGGCCGCGATCATGAAGTACGACTCGGTCCAGGTGGACGCCCGCACCATCAACGACGTGAAGGCGTCACCAGACGGTCGGTACGCGGTCATTTCTCGTGAGGGCGCCACCAACCGCCGTGACGGATTCGTGATTCTCGACATGGCCGACCCGACGAACCCCACCGTTGCCTCGATCTTTGATGAGGGCATCACGGGCGGGGTTCACAACATGTACGCGCAAGACGACCTGCTCTTCGCACTCGCGGGTGGCGACAAGTACGTCATCATCGATATGACGGATATCTACGCTCCCAAGTACCTGTCGGAATACAACCATCCTGACAGCCGACTCCACGATGTATGGGTCAACGACGGACTCGCGTATTCGTCCGAATGGGGCACCGGCGTCGTTGTGGTAGACGTGGGCAATGGCCGTTGGGGGGGGTCTCCGAACAACCCGGTGTTCGTGAACTCTTATGCGACGCCGTCGGGCAGGACCCACGCGACCTTCCCCTATTACTCGGAATCCACCGGAAAGACGTACCTCTTCTTGGGTGACGAGATCATGAACCGTCGCGGCCTCGCCTGGGCCGGATATCCCGGCTCCATGGGTTCATACCAGCGCCAGTACGACCCGACGGACGGGACGGGCGGGATCCCGCTGGTGACCCGTGGCTACATCCAGATCGTCGACTTCACAGATCCGGAAAACCCTGAGATGGTCGCGCGCTACGAGGTCCCTGAGTTCGGGACACACAACCTGTGGGTCGAGGACGACAAGCTGTACCAGGCGTACTACGAGGGCGGGGTCCGAGTCGTCGACGTCAGCGGTGAACTCATGGGGAACCTCTATACCCAGGGCCGTGAGATCGCAGTCTTCAAGTCCGCCTCCCCCGTTGGATATACACCTAACGCGACCATGGTGTGGGGCACGCAGCCGTTCAAGGGTCACGTCTTCTTCAGCGATACCAACTCCGGCCTCTGGTCCGTAAGGTTGTTGCCAAAGACGCGGCCTATCTCGTAA
- a CDS encoding DUF6174 domain-containing protein, whose protein sequence is MNRHWMVGGLYMATVSEFRACTVSRATRRAKAWRGMAFVAVALLAAACSNTGPITGIDDLADAVSLWNDLGPNSYAFAIERQCFCSSEARGPVRITVINGQIVAQIYVDSGASVTGDARGWFPDVDGLFDVLRDAMNEGAHEIRVTYNPVNGVPIDFWIDYSENMADEELGFIVTESVQPAFAR, encoded by the coding sequence GTGAATAGACATTGGATGGTGGGGGGGTTGTACATGGCAACGGTCTCGGAATTTCGAGCGTGCACCGTGAGCAGAGCTACGCGTCGGGCGAAGGCATGGCGTGGCATGGCCTTCGTCGCGGTGGCACTCCTCGCCGCGGCCTGCTCGAACACAGGACCGATCACCGGCATCGACGACTTGGCCGATGCGGTCTCGTTATGGAACGACCTGGGCCCGAACAGCTACGCTTTCGCGATCGAGCGGCAGTGCTTCTGCTCTTCCGAGGCTCGCGGTCCCGTACGGATCACGGTGATCAACGGCCAAATCGTCGCTCAGATCTATGTGGACTCGGGCGCATCGGTCACGGGAGACGCTCGGGGTTGGTTCCCGGACGTGGACGGTCTGTTCGACGTGCTTCGCGATGCCATGAACGAGGGAGCCCACGAGATCCGCGTGACCTACAATCCCGTCAACGGTGTGCCCATCGATTTTTGGATCGACTATTCGGAAAACATGGCAGATGAAGAACTTGGCTTCATCGTGACGGAATCGGTGCAGCCGGCTTTCGCCAGATAG
- a CDS encoding ArsC/Spx/MgsR family protein: MEVQIFGVKNHKDVRKAERFFKERRIKVHFMDFKQRSPSKGELTRFFQKFGEEKLIDRDAKRFHALGFQTAYYGNERWLEIALDEPLILKVPLVRCGKNLSVGLDEAAWKEWLG, from the coding sequence ATGGAAGTCCAAATCTTTGGCGTCAAAAACCACAAAGACGTCCGGAAAGCTGAGCGCTTTTTCAAAGAGCGCCGCATTAAGGTCCATTTCATGGACTTCAAGCAGCGTAGCCCGTCCAAGGGTGAGCTTACCCGTTTTTTCCAGAAGTTCGGGGAAGAGAAGCTCATTGATCGGGACGCGAAGCGCTTCCATGCGCTCGGCTTTCAGACCGCATACTACGGGAACGAGCGGTGGCTCGAGATCGCGCTGGACGAGCCGTTGATTTTGAAGGTCCCGTTGGTGCGCTGTGGTAAGAATCTATCCGTTGGCCTGGACGAGGCTGCCTGGAAGGAGTGGCTCGGCTAG
- a CDS encoding sulfatase-like hydrolase/transferase, translated as MNKSTRTAFGVLTLIVTACAPQATDDAASTNAQARDLPDNPNFVVVVVDDLRFDEFGAAGHPYLETPNIDRLAAEGAMFMNSFHAVPLCSPNRASLLTGQYPSQHGIVDNVARVRTSFGLQTFPQALQTVGYETAFLGKWHMGNDPTPRDGWDYWVGQPGQGRSIDPELYEDGRVHLVEGYTTDILNDRAIDFIRQERDGPFMIYMAHKAIHPDVEQLDDGSVPPGAPMGYVAAPRHQGRYADEVFPRRPNTIETLADLDDKPAIQGALAWRATGSRQADFASIPSPEIGETAIRDRAEMMLAVDEGVGRVLDVLEEEGILDNTVVIFTSENGFFYDEHGLTTERRLPYEEGIRNPFIVRYPAAASAGSTPEALSSTIDLAPTILDLAGAPIGDHIQGRSLVPVMFGDTEGWRESIFVEFYTYENPFPHLMDMDYRAIRTDRYKYIHWVRHPDLDELYDLESDPYEVENRVGDPALAEVRTELRAELGEHVLGALGLGN; from the coding sequence ATGAACAAATCGACACGAACGGCGTTCGGCGTTCTCACGCTGATCGTCACGGCATGCGCTCCACAAGCCACGGATGACGCGGCTTCGACGAACGCACAGGCACGGGATCTTCCGGACAACCCGAACTTCGTGGTGGTGGTCGTAGACGACCTACGCTTCGACGAGTTCGGAGCCGCGGGGCATCCCTACTTGGAGACCCCGAACATCGATCGGTTGGCTGCGGAGGGCGCGATGTTCATGAATTCCTTTCATGCCGTGCCGTTGTGTTCGCCGAACCGGGCCTCGCTGCTCACGGGCCAATACCCGTCCCAGCACGGCATCGTAGACAATGTGGCTCGAGTGCGGACCAGCTTCGGGTTGCAGACGTTTCCGCAGGCCCTGCAAACCGTGGGTTACGAGACGGCTTTCCTCGGGAAGTGGCACATGGGGAACGACCCCACGCCACGCGACGGATGGGACTACTGGGTTGGGCAGCCAGGGCAGGGGCGGTCCATTGACCCCGAGCTGTATGAGGACGGACGTGTTCATCTCGTGGAAGGGTATACAACCGACATCCTGAACGACCGCGCGATCGACTTCATCCGTCAGGAGCGTGATGGGCCTTTTATGATCTACATGGCCCACAAGGCGATCCATCCGGATGTGGAGCAGCTCGATGATGGGTCAGTGCCGCCGGGTGCCCCGATGGGGTATGTAGCTGCCCCACGCCACCAAGGTCGTTATGCGGATGAGGTGTTCCCCAGGCGCCCCAACACGATCGAGACGCTTGCGGACCTGGACGACAAGCCCGCCATACAGGGTGCGCTTGCGTGGCGCGCGACGGGCAGTCGACAGGCCGACTTCGCGTCGATTCCATCGCCGGAGATCGGCGAAACGGCGATCCGCGACCGGGCCGAGATGATGCTCGCCGTGGATGAGGGGGTAGGTCGCGTACTGGATGTGCTGGAGGAAGAGGGCATCCTCGACAACACCGTTGTGATCTTTACGAGCGAGAACGGCTTTTTCTACGACGAACACGGCCTCACCACGGAACGGCGTCTCCCGTATGAAGAAGGGATCCGTAACCCGTTCATCGTCCGATACCCGGCCGCCGCGTCCGCTGGCTCGACGCCAGAGGCCCTCTCGAGCACGATCGACTTGGCGCCGACGATCCTCGATTTGGCCGGGGCCCCCATTGGGGACCACATCCAAGGTCGGTCACTCGTGCCGGTGATGTTCGGAGACACAGAGGGGTGGCGTGAGTCGATCTTTGTGGAGTTCTACACGTACGAAAACCCGTTCCCGCATCTCATGGACATGGACTACCGCGCCATCCGCACGGACCGGTACAAGTACATCCACTGGGTCCGACATCCGGACTTGGATGAGCTTTACGACCTAGAGTCAGATCCGTATGAGGTCGAGAACCGAGTAGGCGATCCTGCCCTGGCAGAAGTCCGGACTGAGTTGCGAGCTGAACTCGGCGAGCACGTCCTCGGAGCTCTTGGATTGGGGAACTAG